GGTGCTTGTGCATCCGGAATCGATGGTGCATGCGCTGGTTGGGTTCAACGACGGAGCGCTGATGGCTCATGTCGGCCCGCCGGATATGCGCCATGCTATTGGCTACGCTCTGCATTATCCTGAGCGGAAAAATCTGCCGGTTGAACGGCTCGATCTGGCGAAAATCGGAGCTTTGCATTTCCGTGATCCGGATCCGGTGCGGTATCCGGCGTTGCGGCTGGCGCATGAAGTGTTGGAGACCGGCGGTCACGCCGGAGCAGTGTTCAACGCTGCAAAGGAAGTGGCACTGGACGGTTTCATCGATCATCGCATTGGTTTTTTGCAGATGGCAGAGGTGGTCGAAGAGGTGCTGAGCCGTCTTTCCGGATCACATTGCCTTAAGAATGCCGAAATGACCCTTGATACGGTCACGGAAACTGACCATCTCGCCCGAAAGACGGCACAAGCGGTCATTGAAGAACTGAACAGGTAGGACGTACGTTTTGGATCTAAGCGCAATCATCTCCGGCTTTGGTGGTGGAGCTGTCACCCTTCTTGCCTTTATCGCGGCGTTGTCGATTGTCGTGGCGATCCACGAATACGGTCACTACATCGTCGGGCGCTGGAGTGGGATTGGCGCTGATGTGTTTTCCATCGGCTTCGGACCGGTCATTTGGTCGCGCAAGGACAAACGCGGAATGCAGTGGCAAATTGCGGCAATCCCGTTGGGCGGCTATGTGAAGTTCAAGGGCGATGCCAACGCTGCTTCCGGCAAGGATGCGGATGCGATGGAAGGCCTGAACGAGGCCGAACTGCGGGCAACCATGCACGGTGCACCCCTTTGGGCGCGGGCCTCGACGGTTGCGGCAGGTCCGGTTTTCAATTTTATCCTGTCGATTTTCATGTTTGCCGCTGTGATCATGATTAACGGGCAAGTGGGGGACAAGCTTGTGATCGGCAAGCTGTTTGAAATGCCACACAAATCCTACACGCTCGAAGAAGGCGATGTTGTTCTGTCAGTCAACGGAATTGACGTGCCCAGCTCGGAGGACGGTGAGGCCTTTGTCAGCTTCTGGGAGGACATGGCTGTCGTGGATCCATTGCTCTATGAGGTGGAGCGGGACGGCAAGGTGATGGAAGTCACCGGGCCTTATTTCAATACACCGGTCGTTCATACGATCGTGCCCCGTTCGGCGGCACGGGCTGCAGGGCTTGAAGTGGGCGACGTGATCACCGCCGTCGACGGTCAAAGGGTAGAGGCGTTCACGCATCTGCAAAAGGCCGTCGAAGGCAGCGAGGGCAAAACACTTTTGCTGGACGTGATCCGCAACGGCGAAACCATGCAATTCGAGATGACACCGAAACGGTCGGACGAACCGCAGGAAGAAGGCGGGTTCAAGACGTTCTGGCGTATTGGCGTCACCGGAGGTCTGGCATTTGAAATGTCCGCCACAGAGTCTGTGCCTGTGGGACAGGCGTTCGAGCTGGGTGTCGGCCAGACCTGGCGGGTGGCGTCGGGCTCTGTTTCCGGGCTTTATCATATGATCACAGGCGCAATCAGTTCCTGTAACCTTTCCGGACCTGTCGGGATCGCGGAAACCGCAGGCGAGATGGCGTCGCGCGGGATCGTGGATTTCCTTTGGTTTGTTGCTGTTATCTCGACGGCGATCGGCATGTTGAACCTGTTTCCGATCCCGATGCTGGATGGCGGACATCTGGTATTCTACGCGTACGAAGCTGTGACGGGGCGTCCGCCCAGCGACGGTTGGCTAAACGTGTTGATGCAAGTCGGATTGATGATTGTTCTCGGGCTGATGACCTTTGGACTGTTGAACGATCTGATTTTGTGCCGCTGATCGCCAAAAAGGCGAGTGCGCCCTAATTTTGCCCAAATCGATAGATAGCGTCGATTTCAGACAAAAGTTTGGAATGGCAAGATGCACACAATCGAAGACGGATATCGCGCGCTTGGTTTGCTGATCGACATCAACTGGGAACGGTTGCTGTTTCCTGCAGCCATTTTGGCAGGCCTGACGCTGGGTAGCTTTATCGGCACCACCTTCGGACCTTTCTGAGCCGGTTTCGGTCCGCGCCGAACTCGTTCTCAGCACAACATCCTGTAGCCTCGTTTTTCAGCGCCACCAGTGCCTGTGGATAACTCCCGCTGCCGGTGGGTAAGCTTTTGAGCCGTTTGGTCTTTTGACAAGAGCATTCATACCCGTTACTCACAGTCCCACAGGGAAGTTCTGGAAGGGTTTGGGAATGACCAAACAAACGCAGGCATTGGCTTTGGCCAAGAGCAGTGAGCACGGGCAATTCCGGCAATTTGCGGTTGCTATTTTTCTTTTGATTTCAGCGCTTTTGATCGTTCTGCCAACGATCGCATCGGCGCAGAATTACTCATTCAGCAGTGTAAAGGTCGAGGGCAACCAGAGGGTCGAATCTTCTGCCATCGTCAACTATGCGGGAATCGAGCGCGGCCAAAGCATCACAGCGGGCCAACTGAACGGAGCCTACCAACGGGTTCTGGCGAGTGGTCTTTTCGAGACTGTGGAAATGGTGCCCAGCGGAGGCACATTGATCATCAAGGTCGTCGAGTATCCGACGATCAACCGGATCAATTTCGAAGGCAATGCGCGTCTCAAGGACGAAGCGCTGGAAGCGGTGATCGAAAGCCAGTCACGCCGGGTTCTGAACCCGACTGTTGCCGAACGCGATGCTGCGCGCATCACGCAAGCATACTCTGAACAGGGACGACTTGCAGCACGGGTTGAGCCGCGGATCATTCGGCGCAGTGACAACCGTGCCGACCTGGTGTTTGAGATCTTCGAAGGTGGCGTTACCGAAATCGAGCGTCTTGGCTTTGTGGGCAACCAGAATTTCACAGATCGCCGTCTGCGTCAGGTTCTGGAAACCAAGCAGGCCGGTTTGCTTCGGGCGCTGTTCAGGTCGGACACTTTTGTCGCGGACCGGATCGAGTTCGACAAGCAGGTGCTGCGCGACTTCTATCTGTCACGCGGGTACGTCGACTTCCGGATTACTGGTGTTAACGCCGAGTTGAGCCGCGAACGTGACAGCTACTTCTTGACCTTCAATGTCGAGGAAGGCCAGCAGTTCAAGTTCGGCGACATTACGGCCGTCAGTGAAATCGACGGTGTGGATGCATTGCCATATCTTGAGGTTCTGCGGCTGAAGCCTGGCGTTGTGTATTCACCGTCGCTGATTGAAAACTCCATTTCCAGAATGGAGAAGCGGGCGCTTAGGGAGGGTCACGATTTCCTGCGCGTTGACCCTAGGATCACGCGTAACGATCGTGATCTGACATTGAATGTCGAGTTCGCACTGGTCAAAGGCCCGCGTATCTTTGTTGAACGCATTGATGTTGAGGGCAATACGACCACGTTGGACAAGGTTATCCGGAACCAGTTCCGTATTGTGGAAGGCGACCCCTTCAACCCGCGTGAAATTCGCGAAAGCGCAGAACGTATCCGCGCACTTGGTTTTTTTGGCAACGTGGACGTGAACGCACGCGAAGGCACGTCGCCTGATCAGGTGATTGTTGACGTTGACGTTGTGGAGCAACCGACAGGCTCACTGTCCTTCGGTGGTACATATTCGACAAACGACGGTTTCGGTCTGGTCGTGCGTTTCAACGAACGCAACTTCCTCGGCCGCGGCCAGCAGTTCGGTTTGTCTTTCTCGACC
This genomic window from Shimia isoporae contains:
- the bamA gene encoding outer membrane protein assembly factor BamA; amino-acid sequence: MTKQTQALALAKSSEHGQFRQFAVAIFLLISALLIVLPTIASAQNYSFSSVKVEGNQRVESSAIVNYAGIERGQSITAGQLNGAYQRVLASGLFETVEMVPSGGTLIIKVVEYPTINRINFEGNARLKDEALEAVIESQSRRVLNPTVAERDAARITQAYSEQGRLAARVEPRIIRRSDNRADLVFEIFEGGVTEIERLGFVGNQNFTDRRLRQVLETKQAGLLRALFRSDTFVADRIEFDKQVLRDFYLSRGYVDFRITGVNAELSRERDSYFLTFNVEEGQQFKFGDITAVSEIDGVDALPYLEVLRLKPGVVYSPSLIENSISRMEKRALREGHDFLRVDPRITRNDRDLTLNVEFALVKGPRIFVERIDVEGNTTTLDKVIRNQFRIVEGDPFNPREIRESAERIRALGFFGNVDVNAREGTSPDQVIVDVDVVEQPTGSLSFGGTYSTNDGFGLVVRFNERNFLGRGQQFGLSFSTSSDLVDYGLNFREPNFLGRNVSAGVNLSFVENDNSETRFTNTVGEFKPSVFFPVSEYARTQFRYTLQNTSMEINTGETQPGSIIDKEAARGDLWNSSVGYSYIYDTRRKGLDPNRGVLLEFAQDFGGIGGDYTFIKTTGKAIAETKIWYEEVTLRAVLEGGALVSPDNDSRIGDRFQLNSRVMRGFDPYGIGPREIGAGYDDGLGGNFYAVARFEAEFPLGIPEEIGISGGLFYDVGSLWGLDDGVSGTGSVLYEDFSLRHVVGFSIFWDTPIGPLRFNFTKALKKEDFDREQNFDFTVSATF
- the rseP gene encoding RIP metalloprotease RseP gives rise to the protein MDLSAIISGFGGGAVTLLAFIAALSIVVAIHEYGHYIVGRWSGIGADVFSIGFGPVIWSRKDKRGMQWQIAAIPLGGYVKFKGDANAASGKDADAMEGLNEAELRATMHGAPLWARASTVAAGPVFNFILSIFMFAAVIMINGQVGDKLVIGKLFEMPHKSYTLEEGDVVLSVNGIDVPSSEDGEAFVSFWEDMAVVDPLLYEVERDGKVMEVTGPYFNTPVVHTIVPRSAARAAGLEVGDVITAVDGQRVEAFTHLQKAVEGSEGKTLLLDVIRNGETMQFEMTPKRSDEPQEEGGFKTFWRIGVTGGLAFEMSATESVPVGQAFELGVGQTWRVASGSVSGLYHMITGAISSCNLSGPVGIAETAGEMASRGIVDFLWFVAVISTAIGMLNLFPIPMLDGGHLVFYAYEAVTGRPPSDGWLNVLMQVGLMIVLGLMTFGLLNDLILCR